The Prochlorococcus marinus str. MIT 9301 genome window below encodes:
- a CDS encoding ribonuclease J: MQSSTNSTVNRSTHDSSRSKSNTPALRVIPLGGLHEIGKNTCVFEYGEELMLVDAGLAFPSDGMHGVNVVMPDTTFLKENQRRIKGMIVTHGHEDHIGGISHHLKHFNIPIIYGPRLAMSMLRGKMEEAGVSDRTTIQTVNPRDVVKVGQHFSVEFIRNTHSICDSFSLAVTTPVGTIIFTGDFKFDHMPVDGEQFDIERMVHYGEKGVLCMFSDSTNAEVPGFCPSEKTIYPSLEKHIAEAKERVILTTFASSVHRVTMILELAMKHGRKVGLLGRSMINVIAKARDIGYMKCPDDLFVPIKQIRDLPDRETLLLMTGSQGEPLAALSRISRGEHQHVRLKTTDTVIFSASPIPGNTISVVNTIDRLMKLGAKVVYGKGENIHVSGHGFQEDQKLMLALAKPKFFVPVHGEHRMLVCHGKSAQTMGVPKDNILIIENGDVVELTPNSIQKGDPVKAGVELLDNSRNGIVDARVLKERQQLAGDGVVTVLAPISTDGKMVAPPRVNLRGVVTTAEPRKMSMWTEREISWVLENRWKQLSRQTGPNNFEVDWIGVQREIENGLSRRMRRELQVEPLILCLVQPAPSGTRAYIPKITEEQNFSNRNRNNNNFHKKSNNNHPNSSNNPHNAQKSPKGSQNPSAETVTEDSFEGRTRRRRSAVTS; encoded by the coding sequence ATGCAATCAAGTACAAATTCAACTGTAAATAGATCTACTCATGATTCATCTAGATCTAAAAGTAATACGCCAGCTCTACGAGTAATACCTCTTGGAGGACTACATGAAATAGGAAAAAACACTTGCGTTTTTGAATATGGTGAAGAATTAATGCTTGTTGATGCTGGCCTAGCTTTCCCATCTGATGGTATGCATGGCGTAAATGTTGTTATGCCTGACACAACTTTTTTAAAAGAAAATCAAAGAAGAATAAAAGGAATGATTGTCACTCACGGGCATGAAGATCACATTGGAGGCATTTCTCATCATCTAAAGCATTTTAATATTCCGATTATTTATGGCCCAAGACTGGCAATGTCAATGCTTAGAGGAAAAATGGAGGAAGCAGGGGTATCTGATAGAACAACTATACAGACAGTAAATCCAAGAGATGTTGTAAAAGTAGGACAACATTTTTCCGTTGAATTTATTCGAAATACTCATTCTATTTGCGATAGCTTTTCTTTAGCAGTTACAACACCTGTTGGTACAATTATTTTCACGGGAGATTTTAAGTTTGATCATATGCCAGTAGATGGAGAGCAATTTGATATTGAAAGAATGGTGCATTACGGAGAGAAGGGTGTTTTATGCATGTTCAGTGATTCGACTAATGCCGAAGTTCCAGGTTTTTGTCCTTCTGAGAAGACTATCTATCCCTCTTTAGAAAAACATATTGCTGAGGCAAAAGAACGAGTTATCCTTACCACTTTTGCTAGTTCTGTTCATAGAGTGACAATGATCTTAGAATTGGCTATGAAACATGGAAGAAAGGTTGGTTTGTTAGGTAGATCGATGATAAATGTCATTGCTAAGGCAAGAGATATTGGTTATATGAAATGCCCAGATGATTTGTTTGTTCCTATCAAGCAAATTAGAGATTTGCCAGATAGGGAGACCTTATTATTAATGACGGGAAGCCAAGGAGAACCCTTAGCAGCGTTAAGCAGAATCTCTCGTGGTGAACATCAGCATGTTCGTCTTAAGACTACTGATACAGTAATATTCTCAGCCAGCCCAATTCCTGGTAATACTATTTCTGTTGTTAATACAATAGATAGATTAATGAAACTTGGAGCAAAGGTTGTTTATGGAAAGGGTGAGAATATTCATGTTTCTGGTCATGGTTTTCAAGAAGATCAAAAGTTAATGTTGGCTCTCGCAAAACCTAAGTTTTTTGTTCCTGTTCATGGAGAACATAGAATGCTTGTTTGTCATGGCAAGAGTGCACAAACTATGGGGGTTCCTAAGGACAATATCTTAATTATTGAAAATGGAGATGTAGTTGAGTTAACACCTAATTCTATTCAAAAAGGTGATCCTGTAAAAGCTGGTGTTGAACTGCTTGATAACTCACGAAATGGGATAGTAGATGCTCGAGTGTTGAAGGAAAGGCAGCAATTAGCTGGGGATGGTGTAGTAACTGTTTTAGCTCCTATTAGTACAGATGGGAAGATGGTTGCGCCTCCCAGAGTTAATTTAAGAGGAGTTGTTACTACGGCAGAGCCAAGAAAAATGTCTATGTGGACAGAACGAGAAATAAGCTGGGTCTTAGAAAATAGATGGAAACAATTATCCAGACAAACTGGTCCGAATAATTTTGAGGTAGATTGGATTGGTGTACAAAGAGAAATTGAAAATGGTTTATCGAGAAGAATGAGAAGAGAATTACAAGTTGAACCGCTTATTTTGTGTTTAGTTCAACCTGCTCCAAGTGGAACTCGTGCTTATATTCCAAAGATTACCGAAGAGCAAAATTTCTCTAATAGAAATAGAAATAATAATAACTTCCATAAGAAATCAAACAATAATCATCCTAATAGTTCAAATAACCCACACAATGCCCAAAAAAGTCCAAAAGGTTCACAGAATCCATCAGCTGAGACTGTTACAGAAGATTCATTTGAGGGTAGAACTAGAAGAAGAAGATCTGCTGTAACATCTTAA
- the uvrB gene encoding excinuclease ABC subunit UvrB, with protein sequence MNNYKLQAPYEPNGDQPEAIKKLVKGVNTGKEFQTLLGATGTGKTFTIANVIQQTGRPALVLAHNKTLAAQLCNELREFFPKNAVEYFISYYDYYQPEAYVPVSDTYIAKTASINEEIDMLRHSATRSLFERKDVIVVASISCIYGLGIPSEYLKAAVKFEVGKSINLRSYLRSLVENQYTRNDIEITRGRFRIKGDVLEIGPAYEDRLIRIELFGDEVEAIRYVDPTTGEILESLEQVSVYPAKHFVTPKERLESAISAIRSELKTQLDKFTYEGKLLEAQRLEQRTKYDLEMLKEVGYCNGVENYARHLSGREEGSPPECLIDYFPKDWLLVVDESHVTCPQLHAMYNGDQSRKKVLIDHGFRLPSAADNRPLKCEEFWEKSKQTLFISATPGQWELDQCDGEFIEQVIRPTGVLDPVIDVRPSEGQIEDLLSEIRIRAEKNQRVLVTTLTKRMAEDLTDFLSENKVRVRYLHSEIHSIERIEIIQDLRMGEYDVLVGVNLLREGLDLPEVSLVAILDADKEGFLRAERSLIQTIGRAARHVEGVALLYADNFTDSMKRAISETERRRTIQKKYNQVNGITPKPAGKKIENSILSFLELSRKLDAGGLSKDLINIVNNKTDAILGSSDNQCLLEELPDLIEKLEIKMKDAAKELNFEEAANLRDRIKKLRQKLARNN encoded by the coding sequence ATGAACAACTATAAGCTTCAAGCTCCTTACGAACCAAATGGAGATCAACCAGAAGCTATTAAAAAATTAGTTAAAGGGGTAAATACTGGTAAAGAGTTTCAGACTCTTTTAGGAGCTACTGGAACTGGTAAAACATTTACTATTGCTAATGTAATTCAGCAAACAGGAAGACCAGCACTTGTATTAGCCCATAACAAAACGTTAGCTGCACAACTATGTAATGAATTAAGGGAATTTTTCCCAAAAAATGCTGTTGAGTACTTCATTTCTTATTACGATTATTATCAACCTGAAGCTTATGTACCTGTAAGTGATACTTACATAGCCAAAACGGCTTCAATTAATGAAGAAATAGATATGCTTAGGCATTCTGCAACACGCTCATTATTTGAAAGAAAAGATGTAATTGTTGTAGCCTCAATAAGTTGTATTTATGGTCTTGGTATACCGAGTGAGTATTTAAAAGCTGCAGTTAAATTTGAAGTGGGAAAATCAATAAATCTACGTTCTTATTTAAGGTCTCTCGTTGAAAATCAATATACTAGAAATGATATTGAAATTACTAGAGGTAGATTCAGAATTAAAGGTGATGTTTTAGAAATCGGTCCAGCTTATGAGGATAGATTAATTAGAATCGAATTATTTGGTGACGAAGTCGAAGCTATTAGATATGTTGACCCTACTACAGGAGAAATACTTGAAAGTTTGGAACAAGTTAGCGTTTACCCAGCGAAGCATTTTGTGACCCCAAAAGAAAGACTTGAGAGTGCAATAAGTGCAATTAGAAGTGAATTAAAAACTCAACTAGATAAATTTACATACGAAGGAAAATTATTAGAGGCTCAACGTCTAGAACAACGCACAAAATATGATTTAGAAATGCTCAAAGAGGTTGGTTATTGTAATGGCGTTGAGAATTATGCTCGTCATTTATCAGGCAGGGAGGAAGGTTCACCACCAGAATGCTTAATAGATTACTTTCCCAAAGATTGGTTGTTGGTAGTTGATGAGAGTCATGTGACATGTCCTCAACTTCATGCAATGTACAACGGTGATCAATCTAGAAAAAAAGTTCTAATAGATCATGGGTTTAGATTGCCCAGTGCTGCAGATAATAGACCTTTAAAATGTGAAGAGTTTTGGGAAAAATCAAAACAGACATTATTTATAAGTGCAACTCCGGGTCAATGGGAATTAGATCAATGTGATGGTGAATTTATTGAGCAAGTTATAAGACCAACTGGGGTATTAGATCCTGTAATTGATGTAAGACCTAGTGAGGGCCAAATAGAAGATCTGTTATCTGAAATAAGAATTAGAGCTGAAAAGAATCAACGAGTGCTAGTGACAACACTTACCAAGAGAATGGCTGAAGATCTAACTGATTTTTTATCTGAAAATAAAGTAAGAGTTAGATATTTGCATTCCGAAATCCATTCAATTGAAAGAATTGAAATTATTCAAGACCTCAGAATGGGCGAATATGATGTTTTGGTAGGAGTTAATTTATTAAGAGAGGGACTAGATCTTCCTGAAGTATCTCTAGTTGCCATTTTAGACGCTGATAAAGAAGGTTTTCTCAGAGCTGAAAGGTCATTGATTCAAACAATTGGAAGAGCTGCAAGACATGTTGAAGGTGTTGCCTTGCTTTATGCAGATAACTTCACAGATTCAATGAAAAGAGCAATTTCTGAAACTGAAAGAAGAAGAACTATTCAAAAAAAATATAACCAAGTCAATGGTATTACTCCAAAACCTGCAGGCAAAAAAATTGAAAATTCAATATTATCTTTTCTAGAACTTTCCAGAAAATTAGATGCTGGTGGTTTATCTAAAGATTTAATAAATATAGTTAATAATAAAACTGACGCAATTCTCGGTTCCAGTGATAATCAATGTTTGCTCGAAGAATTGCCTGACTTAATAGAAAAGTTAGAAATTAAAATGAAAGATGCTGCAAAAGAGTTAAATTTTGAAGAAGCAGCAAATTTGAGGGATAGAATCAAAAAATTAAGACAAAAATTGGCAAGAAATAATTAA
- a CDS encoding DUF561 domain-containing protein, whose translation MSLINLLPQKIKEELRSKSLLKVISGLNNFDVQSVKIIVEAASLGGADLVDIACKPELVDLALKNSTLPVCVSSVVPQSFQDSVKAGASLIEIGNYDTFYEKGINFSDKKVLNITKETRDLLPNIPLSVTVPHTMPIDKQVDLAIRLVEEGVDIIQTEGGTSSTPYSSGIQGFFEKSVPTLAATYAIHQEFKKQSLNIPIMSASGLSQVTCPLAISSGASAVGVGSVVNKLDDLISMIAVVRGLKESLKNSIIREKIS comes from the coding sequence ATGAGTCTGATTAATCTTTTGCCACAAAAAATTAAAGAAGAGTTAAGAAGCAAATCCTTACTCAAAGTTATTTCAGGATTGAATAATTTCGATGTTCAATCTGTGAAAATAATTGTTGAGGCTGCTTCATTAGGAGGTGCAGATCTTGTCGATATTGCTTGTAAACCTGAACTAGTTGATTTAGCACTTAAGAATTCAACACTTCCCGTTTGTGTTAGTTCAGTAGTGCCTCAATCTTTTCAAGATTCTGTAAAAGCAGGAGCATCATTAATTGAAATAGGAAATTACGATACTTTTTATGAAAAAGGTATTAATTTTTCAGATAAAAAAGTTTTAAACATAACAAAAGAGACGAGGGATTTATTGCCTAATATTCCTTTATCAGTAACTGTTCCTCATACTATGCCTATTGATAAACAAGTTGATCTTGCTATAAGGCTAGTAGAAGAAGGTGTTGACATTATTCAAACAGAAGGTGGCACCAGTTCTACTCCTTACTCTTCAGGAATTCAGGGCTTTTTTGAAAAATCAGTACCAACTCTTGCAGCTACCTATGCAATTCATCAAGAATTTAAGAAACAATCTCTGAATATACCAATCATGAGTGCCTCTGGATTAAGCCAAGTAACTTGTCCACTAGCAATATCCTCTGGAGCTTCAGCAGTTGGCGTTGGATCTGTAGTTAATAAATTAGATGATTTAATATCGATGATTGCGGTTGTTAGAGGTTTAAAAGAATCTTTGAAAAATTCAATAATTCGAGAAAAAATTTCTTAG
- a CDS encoding aspartate-semialdehyde dehydrogenase, with protein sequence MRQSPYLPNRPLKVAVLGSSGAVGSELLKILEQRDFPISELVLLSSERSEGKKIIWKDEELVTKKTTKEEFKNLDLVLASAGGSISKKWLSTIIDQNALLIDNSSAFRLDKNVPLIVPEVNGSEVLNHDGVIANPNCTTILLTLVLAPLNKLSTIQRVIVSTYQSVSGAGQLAMEELKLLTEQYLQGNPQKSEVLPYSLAFNLFLHNSPMLSNNYCEEEMKMVNETRKILNIADLKLSATCVRVPVLRAHSESINIEFADEVEPKDALEELKKSPGIEVIEDYKNNRFPMPNDVMGRDNVAVGRLRTDISQSHGLELWLCGDQIRKGAALNAVQIAELLIPKK encoded by the coding sequence GTGAGACAATCTCCGTATTTGCCTAATAGGCCATTAAAAGTTGCTGTTTTAGGTTCTTCAGGTGCTGTGGGATCTGAATTGCTAAAAATTCTTGAACAACGTGATTTCCCAATATCAGAATTGGTATTGCTTTCATCAGAGCGGTCAGAAGGAAAAAAAATTATTTGGAAAGATGAAGAATTAGTTACAAAAAAAACAACTAAGGAAGAATTTAAGAATCTTGATTTGGTTTTGGCTTCAGCTGGTGGAAGTATTTCAAAAAAATGGTTGTCTACCATTATTGATCAAAATGCTTTACTGATAGATAATTCAAGTGCTTTCAGACTAGATAAGAACGTTCCTCTTATAGTTCCTGAAGTTAATGGTAGTGAAGTACTTAATCATGATGGGGTAATAGCGAATCCAAACTGCACTACCATTTTGTTGACATTAGTTTTAGCTCCATTAAACAAACTTTCGACTATTCAAAGAGTTATTGTCTCAACATATCAATCTGTTAGTGGTGCAGGCCAACTGGCGATGGAGGAACTAAAACTTTTAACTGAACAATATCTTCAAGGAAATCCTCAAAAAAGTGAAGTTTTGCCATACTCCCTTGCTTTTAATTTGTTTTTACATAATTCCCCTATGCTTTCAAATAATTACTGCGAAGAAGAGATGAAAATGGTTAATGAGACCAGGAAAATATTAAATATTGCTGATTTAAAGCTCTCTGCTACATGTGTTCGAGTCCCAGTACTGAGAGCACATTCTGAATCGATAAATATTGAATTTGCCGATGAAGTTGAGCCTAAAGATGCTCTTGAAGAATTAAAAAAATCACCTGGAATTGAAGTTATTGAGGATTACAAAAATAATAGATTTCCAATGCCAAATGACGTTATGGGAAGGGATAATGTTGCTGTTGGCAGGCTAAGAACTGATATAAGTCAGTCTCATGGATTAGAATTATGGTTATGTGGAGATCAAATAAGAAAAGGAGCAGCTCTGAATGCTGTTCAAATAGCTGAGTTATTAATTCCAAAAAAATGA
- the tig gene encoding trigger factor has product MAKDALIVKTTPLPQSRISFELEIPSETCKTCVNETISTISRSAKIPGFRLGKIPKQVLIQRIGITQLHASALEKIIDKSWQEALKIKSIEPLSEPELVDGFESLLAKFSPEKSLKVTLQTDVAPELKLKKSKGLSVEISKTKFDPKSIDEALEKSRNQFANIIPVTNRAAKLGDIAVVSFKGKYKDSGKEIDGGTSESMDLELEKNKMIPGFVEGIVKMKIGDTKTLNLKFPEDYSHEDSRGKEAIFEVNLKDLKEKELPELNDDFAKQSGNKESLKELKKDIEKQLKDNFEKTQKDIKIEALLDALTNELVTEIPKSMIDLEVRNNIEQTAQRFAQQGLDVKSTFTPELVKSLAESTRPQAEKNVQRNLALKALAEKENITIDKSEIDLKMKEYDDVISQSSKQIDIKKLTEVISNDLLKEKLIIWLEENSEVNEKTTKTSKATKTSKTTKATKTATKTTKTTKTTKTQNKKEKK; this is encoded by the coding sequence ATGGCTAAAGATGCACTAATAGTCAAAACAACACCTCTGCCTCAAAGTAGAATTTCATTCGAATTAGAAATACCATCTGAGACATGCAAAACGTGTGTAAATGAAACAATCAGTACCATTAGTCGTTCGGCTAAAATTCCAGGGTTTAGACTTGGTAAGATTCCTAAACAAGTCTTAATCCAAAGAATTGGTATCACACAATTACATGCTTCTGCTCTAGAAAAAATCATTGATAAATCCTGGCAAGAAGCATTAAAAATCAAATCCATAGAGCCACTTAGTGAGCCAGAGTTGGTAGATGGATTTGAATCTTTACTTGCAAAGTTTAGTCCTGAAAAATCACTTAAAGTTACTCTTCAAACTGATGTTGCACCCGAATTAAAACTAAAAAAATCAAAAGGACTCAGTGTTGAAATCTCAAAAACTAAATTTGATCCAAAGTCAATAGATGAAGCTCTAGAAAAATCTAGAAATCAGTTTGCAAACATTATTCCAGTTACCAACAGAGCAGCAAAATTAGGGGATATTGCTGTAGTTAGTTTCAAAGGTAAATATAAAGATTCTGGTAAAGAGATTGATGGTGGTACTAGTGAATCAATGGATCTTGAGTTAGAAAAGAACAAAATGATTCCAGGCTTCGTTGAGGGAATCGTAAAGATGAAAATTGGTGATACTAAAACACTTAACCTTAAATTCCCTGAAGATTATTCTCATGAAGATTCAAGAGGCAAAGAAGCAATCTTTGAAGTAAATCTTAAGGATCTTAAGGAAAAAGAATTACCTGAGCTTAATGACGATTTTGCAAAACAATCTGGAAATAAGGAATCATTAAAAGAGTTAAAGAAAGATATTGAAAAACAACTTAAAGATAATTTTGAAAAAACTCAAAAAGATATCAAAATTGAAGCTTTACTAGATGCCTTAACAAACGAATTGGTTACTGAAATTCCAAAATCTATGATTGATCTAGAAGTGAGAAATAATATTGAACAAACAGCGCAAAGATTTGCTCAACAAGGTCTTGATGTTAAATCTACTTTCACTCCTGAATTAGTAAAGTCATTAGCAGAGTCTACAAGACCTCAGGCTGAAAAAAATGTTCAAAGAAATTTAGCTCTTAAAGCATTAGCAGAAAAAGAAAACATAACAATTGATAAAAGTGAAATTGATTTAAAAATGAAAGAATATGATGATGTAATCTCTCAATCCTCAAAACAAATAGATATTAAAAAATTAACAGAAGTTATAAGTAACGATTTACTCAAAGAAAAGTTAATAATTTGGCTTGAAGAAAATTCTGAAGTAAATGAAAAAACTACAAAAACTTCTAAAGCAACCAAAACCTCTAAAACAACAAAAGCTACAAAAACTGCGACAAAAACTACAAAAACTACAAAAACTACAAAAACTCAAAATAAAAAAGAAAAAAAATAA
- the dapA gene encoding 4-hydroxy-tetrahydrodipicolinate synthase, producing the protein MITDKTECNNPLFGRILTAMVTPFTENGDVDYELAIKLSNYLFENGSDGIVLCGTTGESPTLSWAEQHELFIAVKGSLDASCKVIVGTGSNCTSEAVEATKKAYDSGADGALVVVPYYNKPPQEGLYKHFSSIAKSAKDLPLMLYNIPGRTGCNLLPDTVKKLMDFSNILSIKAASGRIEEVTELRAICGSELSVYSGDDSLLLPMLSVGAVGVVSVASHLVGLQLKEMIYSFQSGKVSNALAIHEKLQPLFKALFMTTNPIPIKAALELSGWDVGNPRSPLSPLTNDMKKQLSFILKSL; encoded by the coding sequence ATGATTACAGACAAAACTGAGTGTAATAATCCACTATTTGGAAGAATATTGACTGCAATGGTTACTCCATTCACTGAGAATGGAGATGTTGATTATGAACTAGCCATAAAACTTTCAAATTATCTTTTCGAGAACGGTTCCGATGGAATTGTGTTATGCGGTACTACTGGAGAATCTCCGACTCTTTCATGGGCTGAACAGCATGAGTTATTTATTGCGGTAAAAGGATCTTTGGATGCAAGCTGTAAAGTAATAGTTGGCACTGGTAGCAATTGTACAAGCGAAGCTGTGGAAGCTACAAAAAAAGCTTATGACTCTGGTGCCGACGGTGCTTTGGTTGTTGTTCCTTATTACAATAAGCCGCCTCAAGAAGGTCTTTATAAACATTTTAGTTCTATTGCTAAATCTGCAAAGGATTTGCCTCTTATGCTCTACAACATTCCTGGTAGAACAGGATGCAATTTATTACCTGATACTGTGAAGAAACTTATGGATTTCTCAAATATTCTCAGTATTAAAGCTGCAAGCGGTAGAATAGAAGAAGTAACAGAACTAAGAGCTATTTGTGGCTCTGAACTCTCTGTATATAGTGGCGACGATTCATTGTTGCTTCCAATGTTATCTGTAGGTGCTGTAGGAGTAGTAAGTGTTGCAAGTCATTTAGTTGGATTGCAATTGAAAGAGATGATTTATTCTTTTCAAAGTGGAAAGGTTTCCAATGCTCTTGCTATTCATGAAAAACTTCAGCCTCTTTTCAAAGCACTCTTTATGACTACTAATCCAATCCCAATTAAGGCTGCTTTGGAGCTATCTGGATGGGATGTAGGTAATCCTAGAAGTCCTTTGTCACCATTAACCAATGACATGAAAAAGCAACTATCTTTTATCCTGAAATCCCTATAA
- the clpP gene encoding ATP-dependent Clp endopeptidase proteolytic subunit ClpP, with amino-acid sequence MNSEKKHLIQSSISSYESNNKTIAAVPTVIEQSGRGERAFDIYSRLLRERIIFLGTGINDQVSDSLVAQLLFLEAEDPEKDIQIYINSPGGSVTAGMAIYDTMQQISPDVVTICFGVAASMGAFLLSGGAKGKRLALPNSRIMIHQPLGGAQGQAVEIEIQAKEILFLKKTLNSLLAEHTGQPLEKINEDTERDYFLSPSEAVEYGLIDKVIKK; translated from the coding sequence GTGAACTCAGAAAAAAAACATTTAATCCAAAGCTCAATAAGTTCTTACGAAAGTAATAATAAAACTATTGCTGCTGTTCCTACTGTTATAGAACAATCAGGTAGAGGAGAAAGAGCTTTTGATATATATTCAAGATTATTGAGGGAGAGAATAATTTTTTTAGGTACTGGAATAAATGATCAAGTTTCTGACTCACTTGTTGCACAATTATTATTTCTTGAAGCTGAAGATCCTGAAAAAGACATACAAATATATATCAATTCTCCTGGAGGCTCAGTAACCGCAGGAATGGCCATTTACGATACTATGCAACAAATATCTCCAGATGTAGTGACAATATGCTTTGGAGTAGCTGCAAGTATGGGGGCATTTCTACTTTCTGGAGGAGCAAAGGGGAAAAGATTGGCTTTACCTAATTCTAGAATTATGATTCATCAGCCTCTTGGAGGTGCACAAGGTCAAGCAGTAGAGATAGAAATACAAGCTAAAGAGATACTTTTTCTAAAGAAAACATTAAATTCGCTTTTAGCCGAACATACCGGTCAACCTTTAGAAAAAATTAATGAAGATACAGAAAGAGATTACTTTTTATCTCCCTCAGAAGCAGTCGAATATGGATTAATTGATAAAGTTATCAAAAAGTGA
- the tilS gene encoding tRNA lysidine(34) synthetase TilS — protein MTDKKLSQKNWSPWHHQLHKEILTKKILIPKGSNILISVSGGQDSMTLLTLINDLKKLHNWSISVWHGDHQWHEKSSLYALELKDYCEDKNISFSYDQANKESISSEEKAREWRYKKLCERAKTLLNTNQQKHNIYLLTGHTSSDNAETFILNLSRGSNFAGLSNIESKRLIENQIFLIRPILIFSREDTKQFCNDMKIPVWEDPTNSDLKLKRNLVRKKIIPTLEVIYPGCSERINNFSQKMSNYNNERNDLSELAYLYCRDVKGIDRNLLNGMCIQARCTILNRFLKEISAKQFSSKNLTKLATSIYEKNKGQINLQEFLKIVWDKNYINFEKS, from the coding sequence ATGACTGATAAAAAATTAAGTCAGAAAAATTGGTCACCATGGCATCATCAGCTTCATAAGGAGATTCTTACCAAAAAAATATTAATTCCCAAAGGATCCAATATTTTAATAAGTGTTTCCGGGGGTCAAGACTCAATGACCTTATTAACCTTAATTAATGACCTAAAAAAACTACATAACTGGTCTATTAGTGTTTGGCATGGTGATCATCAGTGGCACGAAAAATCATCACTATATGCTCTTGAATTAAAAGATTATTGCGAAGATAAAAATATTTCATTCTCTTATGATCAAGCAAATAAAGAAAGTATTTCTTCAGAAGAAAAAGCACGAGAATGGAGATATAAAAAATTATGTGAAAGAGCCAAAACTTTATTAAATACAAACCAGCAAAAACATAATATTTATTTGTTAACTGGTCACACGAGTAGTGATAATGCAGAAACATTTATCCTAAATTTATCTAGAGGAAGCAATTTTGCTGGCCTGAGTAATATTGAAAGTAAAAGATTAATTGAAAATCAAATTTTTTTAATAAGACCAATATTAATTTTCAGTCGGGAAGATACAAAACAATTTTGCAATGATATGAAGATCCCAGTCTGGGAAGATCCTACAAATTCAGATCTTAAATTAAAAAGAAATTTAGTAAGAAAAAAAATTATTCCTACCTTAGAAGTCATCTATCCTGGTTGTTCTGAAAGGATAAATAATTTTTCCCAAAAAATGAGCAATTACAATAATGAACGTAATGATCTTAGTGAACTAGCATACCTGTATTGTAGAGATGTAAAAGGTATCGATAGGAATCTCCTAAATGGTATGTGTATTCAAGCGAGGTGCACAATCTTAAATAGATTTTTAAAAGAAATATCTGCAAAGCAGTTTAGTTCTAAAAATCTCACAAAATTGGCAACTTCAATTTATGAAAAAAATAAAGGGCAAATTAATCTTCAAGAGTTTTTAAAAATTGTTTGGGATAAAAACTATATAAATTTTGAAAAAAGTTAA